The genomic DNA atagtgTGAATCGCGGTTGTGTGTAAGAAAAACGTTACTCACTTTGATAGTGAGATACCACCAGCTTTGCCGATGAGCTCTTCATGATGAAGTACAGCAGAATTCCATGGCAATCCGAGAAACTGTAGCAGCTGTCGCATCACTCTCTCTGGGTACAGGACCAGCTGCTCGTAGTAAACAGGCAGACAGCTGCCCTTCTCTGCCAACAGACACTGATCGTACATCATCTCCACCGCCCGGTTCCACTTGGCCAGACAGTCCTTGTAGCTGGTCAGGTCAAACCCAGTGATGGTGACCTTCCGTGAGATCATGGAATGCACCGTGGCCCTGCCATCACGGAGCATCAGGACAAACTTGGCTCTGGGGAAGAGCCGGGCGAGGTAGGACAGAGACTTTAGAGCAAAGGGGTCCTTGTTGCAGAGACGTGGGGCAGGTTCACCGTGGCCGACGATGATCTCCAGCAGAAAGGCGCGAATGGCTGAGTCTAAGACCTCATCCGTGACTCCAGCCTCGTCCAGACGGACCTTCTCACGCGCTGAGCGGCTCCAGGTCGCGCGCATGGCCAGCAGACGAGGGATGACGCGGGTCTCCTCTCCGCAGCGGACATAAGGGTGGGCATCCAACATGGCTCGCATCAGAGTCGTGCCACTGCGTGGGACTCCTCCAACGAAAATGAATGGGGTATCCTCATTGTACTCCACAGGGAGTAGCAGAGCATCACTCGAGTTCCTGTTGGCGTATGGATGAGATGCCCAGGCACTCTGAGAGGAGATTCCTGATTGGTTGCTTGGGCATTCCATTGCACTAAGGCCCAGATAGAACACAGTAATGGAGCTGATGACCACACAGGCCAACAGAACGCCATGTGTCTGTTTCCTCATGGTTACTAAGCTGTGAAGTTTGACTCAACAGATTCAAATGCTATGTAACTGGATGggtaaggaagagagaggggacagaggcGAAAAATGAGGGCGaaaatgatgaggaaaacagaaaggaagTAATAAGGTGGGTCACCAGAAgataaacaaaggaaaagatATGAGCAGAGAAAAGTGATTAAGCCAGACCAAAGAGATGGAATGTGGGATTTGAGTTAAAAATGGGGGAGGGAAGGAATGCAAGGTAATTGGAGCAAAGGCAGGGTATGGGGAAGAGACAAAAGAGTGACAAAATAGGTTTATGTTCCTCCTTCAGGCTTGAGCTTGGGGCTTAACTGTAGAATAAAGGC from Chanos chanos chromosome 8, fChaCha1.1, whole genome shotgun sequence includes the following:
- the tpst1l gene encoding tyrosylprotein sulfotransferase 1, like gives rise to the protein MRKQTHGVLLACVVISSITVFYLGLSAMECPSNQSGISSQSAWASHPYANRNSSDALLLPVEYNEDTPFIFVGGVPRSGTTLMRAMLDAHPYVRCGEETRVIPRLLAMRATWSRSAREKVRLDEAGVTDEVLDSAIRAFLLEIIVGHGEPAPRLCNKDPFALKSLSYLARLFPRAKFVLMLRDGRATVHSMISRKVTITGFDLTSYKDCLAKWNRAVEMMYDQCLLAEKGSCLPVYYEQLVLYPERVMRQLLQFLGLPWNSAVLHHEELIGKAGGISLSKVERSTDQVVNPVNTEALSKWVGKIPDDVMKDMAHVAPMLSRLGYDPQANPPDYSKLKPVSAATTKRVQPSLKTNGQTENDADG